CAAGGTCACCAAACTCTCCCACGAAGGAAAGGAGATTATTCTTGAGATTATCTCCCCCTATGACTTCTTTGGTGGTATTGCCGTCATAAAGGGGTTCCCCTACCCTGCAAACGCTGTTCCCATGGATGATACAACGGTTTGGATGATCTCGAGAAACAACCTGCTGCTCATCATTGACAGATTCCCATCCCTGATGTATTCACTTACAATGAGTCTCGGGGACCGCATGCGGGTCTCCCATGAAACACTTAAAAACATCGCACTTGAAAGGGTCGAGTCGCGGATCGCATCACTGCTGCTTAAGCTGTCCGATAAAATGGGAAAGCAAGCCGATGAGGGCCTTCTGATAGATATGAAGCTCACAAAACAGGATATCGCCGATATGGTCGGGACAACCGTGGAGACAGCAATCAGAACAATGTCGAAGCTGAAAAAATCAGGCTACATATCTGAAAAAGGAGGAAGGATCCTTATCTTGGACAGGGAGGGCCTTGCATCCCTGGGTTCCTAAGCCTCCTCTTGCCTTGCAAGCAGAGTGGCAAGCATATTATAGAAGAAGACAGCTATGGAAAGTATCTCCACAACCCCACTCAATCCAGTTAAAATCCTGTAAGCATCGACTTCCGGATGGTATACCTTCAACGTATAGAACAGCACCATCCCTATCAGACCAATATTGGCAAACCAGAACTGCAATCCAACCAGTGCCTTACTCTTAATGAGTCTCCCCGAAAATCTCGGAAGGATATGATATCCCACCCCGTATATCATCATGGAAACCCATCCTATCAGCATAAGGTGAGTGTGAACAAACTTCAGACCCAGAAGGTTCTGATTCATAATCATAAATACACCTAAAACCGATGCCAAGCCGAGATACACTATACTAATCACTATAAAAGCCTTTACGTATCTGTCCATAACCCGACCTCCTCTCTCCGACAATTCGGGCCTGCTGCACGCCCTCTATATTATTTATACCCTATCATGGAGGATGTTTTCTATGATTAATATCATAAGGACCAAAATTTCTGTAAGATGGATTGCGAGGATGCCGGCTGAATGCCCCGACCTAAGGCCGGGCAGCTTCACTTTTATATACCTCTGAACCCTGGATTTCCTCAGCCGTCTCCGCTACGAAAAACACATGATGACAGGCAGATATCCCGATACGAGATATAGGTTACGGGTGGAAATACATTACCGTTGAGAAGCCCGAAGAGATATACGGCAGCGTATCCCTTGCCCGAGTCTCCGGCCATTCATTGACACTACAGTTTTTTTCCTGATACACTTTAGTTGTACATGTATATATACTTTTCACAAATCTCCATCACTTCCCGTATCCCGGATGAGCCTGACAGGTAAATTAGAAGACCTCGGCCTTGCCGATATCTTTCAGATACTGAGTATCGGAAAGAAAACAGGGTCGCTGTTGGTCCGGGGAAAGGATATCCGTGCAGGGGTGATACTTAAAAGGGGGCTTGTCGTAAAGGCCGAAGCCAACATCCTCGACGGTGATATCGGAGATGACCTCCTCAAGGCCGGCCTTATCGACGAAGCAGGCTTACAGCTTGCCCGAAACATAAAGACCGACCTTCCGGAGAAGAGTATCGCCCGGGTGTTGCTGGAACTCGACTCGGTCAAAAAGGAATCAATAGACAGGATTGTCAAGAAGAGGATTGAACAGGTGGTGTACCACCTCCTGCTTCTTGAAGAAGGCGACTTCAGTTTTGAACCCGATGAACTGGAGTTAAGACTGCCCGACCTGAAGGACCTGGGCTGGGTGGTTTCAAAGGGGCTCAGCCCTGAATACCTCCTTATGGAAGGAGCGAGGACCTACGACGAAACACACAAATTCGAAGAGGTCCTCAAAGAGGAACTCTCAGAGGAAGAAACCGGACCGGAGTGGTTTGAATGCAGCCAGCCCGAGTTCCCGAGGGAGATCTCATCACTGAGGGGATTGACCCAGGAACTCAGGCTTCCCGAGACCCCTTCGGAGATCTCTCTTTTGATCCTCCGGTTTGCAAGCGATATCTTTCAGAGGGCCGTACTATTTATAATGAATGATGAGATTCTCACAGGTTTCGGACAATTCGGACTTGATCTCGAGCAGGCTGACGAGAGGGTCCGTGAAATAGCGCTCCCAATCGAAGACAGCCCCTATTTCTCCAGGATAGTCAATGATGGCAGGCCATTCAAAGGAGAGCTTGAGAAAGAACCCTTGACGGAGTTATTCATCGGTGAAATTGGCGGGAACTGGCCTGTAGAGGTGGTTTTTTACCCGATTATTGCCGAAAATCGTGTTGTTGCGTTACTCTATTGTGACAATCAGCCACCGGGAGAACCGATTGGGGAAACCCCGGGGCTGGAGATCTTCGTAAACCAGGCGGGCCTTGCCCTTGAGAAGGCGATACTAAAACAAAAATTAGCCGAAAGGGGTGAATAACAGTGAAAAGGATCCTCATTGTTGAAGATTCCGATTCAACAAGATCCATGATAAGGACAATGGTTGAGGATTTGGGGGAGGAATACCTTGTTTTTGACACGGGAAACGGTTTTGAGGCGTTAAAGTTACTTCCCACTGAAGATTTCAACATGATCATCACGGACATTAACATGCCCGATATCAACGGACTTGAACTGATAAACTTCATAAAGACAAATCCGAGATACAGGGACATCCCCCTGATCATCGTAAGTACGGAGAGGTCGGAAGAAGACCGCAACAGGGGACTTGCCCTTGGAGCCGACGCCTACATCACAAAACCCTTTAAGCCTGAGGAACTCCAGGAAACGGTTAAACAAATAATTCAAAAATGAGTTCAACAAACAAAGAGTTTATTTCAGAAGCTGAAGACCTCCTTAATGAATCGAGGGAATGCCTCCTCGAGATACAGGATGGTTTTCCGGAACAATACAACCCTGACACACTCAATGCCTTATTCAGATCCATGCATACCCTGAAGGGGATCTCCGGACTTTACGGGCATGAAGGACTTAAAGACCTGAGTCACGAACTTGAAGGACTGCTTGACGAACTCCGTCTTGGCAGGATCGACTTGTCGGAGGATCTCATAAACTTCCTCTTCCATAACATTGACATAGTGAGGAACATGGTATCGGTGGCTTCTGAAGAAAAGGACACCGACGTCTCCTCCTGTATCCGGGAGATTGAGAGGTTCAAAAATACTGCGGGGATGTCCTCCGGCGAGGCCCCCTTAAGTGAAATAGTCGGGGAGGAAATTCTCAGGGTCTTATCCGAATATGAAGAGCACCGCTTAAGAACAAACGTAAAGGATAAAAAGGGCATATTTCTTATCTACACCGTCTTCTCCCTCTCTGAATTCGACAAAGGGCTCTCCAAGCTCACCGGGACCCTGAAGAAAGACGGGGAACTCATCTCGACCCTCCCCACATCAGAGGGCATCCCGGAGGGCTCCATAGGCTTCAAACTCCTCTTTGCATCTGAAAAAGACCTGCACTATCTAAGGGATAAAACCGGTCTGGTAATCGAGGAGATTTATAGCTGCAAACCCTCCACTGTACAGCCTGTCACTCAGGAGGAGACACTCAGAAGCGTCTCCTCAACCGTCAGGGTGGATATCGAAAAACTCGACAGGATCCTCAACACCATAGGCAAGCTGAACCTTACCAAGGGAGCCATAAGCAGGGTCGAGGAGGAACTGATCGAGACGTATGGTCACTCACACCTTGTGTTTGATATGCACAGGGTGATACAGAACTTTGACAGGCGACTCAAGGAACTCCAGGATGACGTCCTCCAGATAAGGATGGTACCCGTAGGGCAGATATTCTCGAGGCTGGGACAGATTATCAGAAGATACTCAAAGGGATTGAAAAAAACCGTCGAGTTAAAGACCTTTGGCGAGGATACGGAGATTGACAAGTTCATTGCCGAGGAGATTGCCGACCCCCTGATGCATATTGTGAGAAATGCCCTTGATCACGGGATAGAAACCCCGGAGGAGCGCGCGTCTAAAGGAAAACCTCAAACCGCTCAGATCAAGCTGAGTGCATTCCCGAAGGGGAATCACGTTATTGTTGAGGTTGAAGACGACGGGCGTGGAATAGACCCTTCAAGGATAAAAGAGAAAGCAGATGCCCTCGGGCTCGTTTCCAGGCAGGATGAGCTTGATAAAAGCGAGATAATAAACTTCATTTTCCTGCCAGGCTTCACCACCAGCGAAACCATTACCGATGTCTCAGGCAGGGGCGTAGGCATGGATGTGGTTAAAGAGAAGATATCATCAATCGGTGGTTTCGTTGATGTTTCCTCGGAGATGGACGTGTTTACCCGCTTCTCACTGACTATACCCATTACCCTTGCAATCATTAAGTCCCTTTTAATACGGTCGGGAAGCCACAACTTCGCCCTGCCCCTCACATCCATATCGGAGACCCTGCTTGTGAAGAGGACCGACATCCAGAGCATTGAAGGCAACATGATCTACAACCTCAGGGGAGAACTTCTCCCCACCATATCCCTTGCAGGGCTGTTTGACTTACGGACTGCGGACTCTGAAGAAAAATACATAGTTGTCGCAGGGTATGGTGAACGCAGAGTGGGCATTATTGTGGATGCGCTCATCGGGAGCCAGGATATGGTCATAAAATCACTCGGCGACTACTTCAGGAACTTCAAGGGATTTACAGGAGCTGCCGAAGTAGGCAAAAACGAAGTGATCCTCGTTATCGATGTTGAGGCGATCATGGAGGAAACGCTTAAGAGGTACCGGGGGTTGGCCCATGTATAGGGACTTTTTTTCACTCAAGGACAGACCCTTCAGCAAGACCCCCGACCCGAGGTTCCTCTTTATGAGCAAGGCTCATGAAGAGGCGCTCGCAAGACTCCAGTATGCTGTTGAGGAAAGAGAGATCGTTCTCCTGACGGGTGAGATCGGCTGTGGCAAGACCACACTTACAAGGGCCCTGATGGATTGCCTTGATGAGAGCTACAGGGTTATCCTTATACTTAATCCCCGGCTCACTGCGAACCAGTTCCTCAGGTCCATTGCAAAAAGGATGGAGATAACCATCCCCTCCGGTTACAAGGATGACCTCCTTGAAGCGATTTACCAGAAGGTCTACAACGATTATGAAAAGGGGATAACGCCCGTAATCATCATCGATGAGGCCCAGCTTATTCCAAAAAAGGATGCCTTTGAAGAAATCCGTCTTCTTACCAACTTTCAACTTGACGATACAAATCTTATAAGCCTCATACTCGTTGCTCAGCCCGATATCCGGAGGAGGCTGAGACACAGGGCATATGCCCCTTTAAGGCAGAGAATCGGACTCTTCTATCACATAGGGGCACTTGATGAGAAGGAAACCACAGACTACGTCGGACATAGATTAAAGACCTCGGGAAGGGGATCACGGCTCTTTACGGAAAGGGCTCTGAAGGTAATATTCAGATATTCCGGCGGAATACCCCGGGTTATCAACAGTATCGCCACTTCTGCGCTCCTTGATGCCTTTTCAAAGGACCAGGAGATCATCGATGAAGAGAACATTATTGATGCGGTAAGGGAGCTTGGATATAATGGATATAGCTAAAGTCAGAAAAAAGGCAAGGAAGAAAAAAGAGACGAAAAACAAAGGCGGCAAGGCATCAAGGAAAAATGAGAGCGCCGTCAAGTCTCCTGAAACCGGACTTGCCGGGGCAGAAGAGATACGCGATGAGTCAACAGGGACCGGGAGACCTGAAGAACAAGCGGACCAGGAGCCACGGAAAGGCATCCCGGCTTCCGTGGAGTTGCTCTCTTTTCAGCTTGGGTCGGAGTGCTACGCCTTTCACATGAACGATGTTCAGGAGATAATCAATCTCTATAACCTGACCCCTGTACCCACGGGACCTGAACACCTGTGCGGCTTAATATCCTTAAGGGGAAGGATAATCCCCGTGCTGGACCTGACAAAGCTCCTTAAGCCGGACAGTTCAACCCTGGATAACGGCACCCTGCGGAAATTATCGAAAAACAGATTGCCAACCAGGAGAAAGGAGAAAGTAATCGTTGCAAAGGGGGGAAGAGGTCCGATCGGGGTCTTAACCGACCAGGTGGTTGATGTTATAAGGGTATCGGAAGACTCGCTCAACGAGCCACCCACTCATCTCACTGAATCAGAGGTAAGGTTTATTGAGAGTGTAAGCATCCATAGCGGCAGATTCATAACCGTACTAAAAAGCGATGCAGCGCTTTTTGTATTTGAAGACAATTTTGAAGACAATAAAGAAGAGGAGCATCCGCATTCTTGAGTCTTTTAAAAGTGAACTACCCTGCGGCAGAGACCCCAGGGCGTCTGAAAATTGTATGTTTATTTTCGGTGTCATTCCCGCTTGTCGGGAATCCTTCAACTTGTTCTGGATCACAGGAAAGATTCCGGACAAGCCGGAATGACAGGAATAAGCCGGAATAACGGAAATAATGACGGAAATATGGAACTGCGGCAGAGACCGCATGGTGTTATATTTACCAAATATACAGGATGTAAAATTTCCCTCTCATTGATCAGATAAGGAGGAGATAATGGGAACACTTGAAAAGAAGATTCTGGGGGCAGTAGTGCTTGTAATTGTTACAGGGTCTGTTTTTGCCGTCACCATGGTTTATTTTATGCAGAAAAAGAGCATATATGAAACCGCGCAGGAGAAGATGTTTGAAACTGCAAACGTTATCAGCAAAAGCCTGAAAAGAACAATGCTCGAAGGGAAGTCGGACATTACCAGGGCAATGTCCAACGATTTCAAGACCCTGAAAGGAATTGAGAATATAACCATACTGAACCATGAGGGAAGAGAGGCCTTCAACAAGACTGCTCCTTCAAAGGAATCAGAGATTGTTAAAAGATTTGCTGCTGATCTGTCACCTTTTTCGATTATAAAAAACAACCGGATGTTGATTTACAGACCCCTCGAGAACTCTCCTGCGTGCCAGAAATGTCACTTGGTAAAAAGTCCTTTTCTCGGTGTTGTAAAGATCTCCATGTCACTCCGTGACGAGCAGAGCAAGATCGTAAGGATGGCTATGTTCAATATCCTGGCAACAATATCAGCGATTTTCATACTCTCCTTTATAATCTGGATACTCATGAGGAAGATTATTATCAATCCCATCAGGAAGATAGAAGGAGCAGCGACTCTCCTTGCACAGGGGGACCTGACCTTCAGAACCGACATAGCTGCCGATGATGAGATCGGCCAGGCAAGTTCCGCCCTTCAGGGCGCCCTGCAGTCAATATCATCGATACTTCAGAGGGTCAAGGATATCACCAGACGCGTCTCAAAGATTTCAACGGAGGTGGAAACTGAATCGAGAGACCTCGTTGAGACAACAAAAACCGAGACAGAGGCGATAGAGAACATATCAAGTTCCATTGAAGAACTCAATGCCTCGATCTCTGAGATAAGTGAAAGCACAGACGGTCTTGCAGTGTCATCTGAAGAGATGGCATCTGCAATCGAGGAGATGTCTGCCAGTATATTTCAGATTGCCCAGAACAGTAATG
Above is a genomic segment from bacterium BMS3Abin08 containing:
- the crp_3 gene encoding cAMP receptor protein, with protein sequence MIENLKKTEIFKDLQDEELNEIAPYIREKSFMKREMIFSEGDPPDFLYIVKDGKVKVTKLSHEGKEIILEIISPYDFFGGIAVIKGFPYPANAVPMDDTTVWMISRNNLLLIIDRFPSLMYSLTMSLGDRMRVSHETLKNIALERVESRIASLLLKLSDKMGKQADEGLLIDMKLTKQDIADMVGTTVETAIRTMSKLKKSGYISEKGGRILILDREGLASLGS
- a CDS encoding cytochrome C and Quinol oxidase polypeptide I, which produces MDRYVKAFIVISIVYLGLASVLGVFMIMNQNLLGLKFVHTHLMLIGWVSMMIYGVGYHILPRFSGRLIKSKALVGLQFWFANIGLIGMVLFYTLKVYHPEVDAYRILTGLSGVVEILSIAVFFYNMLATLLARQEEA
- a CDS encoding hypothetical protein (chemotaxis protein CheY homolog) gives rise to the protein MKRILIVEDSDSTRSMIRTMVEDLGEEYLVFDTGNGFEALKLLPTEDFNMIITDINMPDINGLELINFIKTNPRYRDIPLIIVSTERSEEDRNRGLALGADAYITKPFKPEELQETVKQIIQK
- the cheA_1 gene encoding chemotaxis protein CheA is translated as MSSTNKEFISEAEDLLNESRECLLEIQDGFPEQYNPDTLNALFRSMHTLKGISGLYGHEGLKDLSHELEGLLDELRLGRIDLSEDLINFLFHNIDIVRNMVSVASEEKDTDVSSCIREIERFKNTAGMSSGEAPLSEIVGEEILRVLSEYEEHRLRTNVKDKKGIFLIYTVFSLSEFDKGLSKLTGTLKKDGELISTLPTSEGIPEGSIGFKLLFASEKDLHYLRDKTGLVIEEIYSCKPSTVQPVTQEETLRSVSSTVRVDIEKLDRILNTIGKLNLTKGAISRVEEELIETYGHSHLVFDMHRVIQNFDRRLKELQDDVLQIRMVPVGQIFSRLGQIIRRYSKGLKKTVELKTFGEDTEIDKFIAEEIADPLMHIVRNALDHGIETPEERASKGKPQTAQIKLSAFPKGNHVIVEVEDDGRGIDPSRIKEKADALGLVSRQDELDKSEIINFIFLPGFTTSETITDVSGRGVGMDVVKEKISSIGGFVDVSSEMDVFTRFSLTIPITLAIIKSLLIRSGSHNFALPLTSISETLLVKRTDIQSIEGNMIYNLRGELLPTISLAGLFDLRTADSEEKYIVVAGYGERRVGIIVDALIGSQDMVIKSLGDYFRNFKGFTGAAEVGKNEVILVIDVEAIMEETLKRYRGLAHV
- a CDS encoding archaeal ATPase; its protein translation is MYRDFFSLKDRPFSKTPDPRFLFMSKAHEEALARLQYAVEEREIVLLTGEIGCGKTTLTRALMDCLDESYRVILILNPRLTANQFLRSIAKRMEITIPSGYKDDLLEAIYQKVYNDYEKGITPVIIIDEAQLIPKKDAFEEIRLLTNFQLDDTNLISLILVAQPDIRRRLRHRAYAPLRQRIGLFYHIGALDEKETTDYVGHRLKTSGRGSRLFTERALKVIFRYSGGIPRVINSIATSALLDAFSKDQEIIDEENIIDAVRELGYNGYS
- the cheW_2 gene encoding chemotaxis protein CheW, which translates into the protein MDIAKVRKKARKKKETKNKGGKASRKNESAVKSPETGLAGAEEIRDESTGTGRPEEQADQEPRKGIPASVELLSFQLGSECYAFHMNDVQEIINLYNLTPVPTGPEHLCGLISLRGRIIPVLDLTKLLKPDSSTLDNGTLRKLSKNRLPTRRKEKVIVAKGGRGPIGVLTDQVVDVIRVSEDSLNEPPTHLTESEVRFIESVSIHSGRFITVLKSDAALFVFEDNFEDNKEEEHPHS